In Bufo gargarizans isolate SCDJY-AF-19 chromosome 6, ASM1485885v1, whole genome shotgun sequence, a single genomic region encodes these proteins:
- the KCNJ16 gene encoding inward rectifier potassium channel 16: MSQATDTWKLVNVKEHSWYQQSLVYQKKSFQHRFMQKDGSCNVYFKSIIGEWESYVVDIFTTLVDIKWRHMLIIFSLSYILTWLLFGFIFWIIALQHGDLSDMDITPCVDNVRTFAGAFLFSLETQTTIGYGNRCVTEECSLAILLVTLQSVFSCIIDTFIIGAAMAKMATARKRAQTVRFSYFALVGMRDEKLCLMWRIGDFRSKHVVEGNVRAQLLRYYEDHEKGIVMEYKDLKLVNDQIILVTPVTVVHVIDKDSPLYALDRKAVAAARFEILVTFVYTGDSTGTSHQSRTSYLPREILWGFRFNNILEAKKKYYKVDCEQFEEMTEYYAPFCSAKQLDINNMPASPSTTSMSNGVSRMRPPRSIANVLSTVEIPNSMNNFLPNASSTTSLSKDLLNIAYPRSMPNGLSSMSQSVTTVSSLGTTDSNYEDHAEPNPTSQDLEESSYQKIFKTLSKMSLES; encoded by the coding sequence ATGAGTCAAGCGACAGATACCTGGAAACTGGTTAACGTAAAAGAGCACAGCTGGTACCAGCAAAGCTTAGTCTATCAGAAGAAATCCTTCCAACACCGCTTTATGCAAAAAGATGGCAGCTGCAATGTCTATTTCAAGAGCATCATTGGCGAGTGGGAAAGTTACGTTGTGGACATCTTCACCACGTTGGTCGATATTAAGTGGCGTCACATGTTGATTATATTTTCCTTATCATACATTTTAACATGGCTATTGTTTGGGTTTATCTTCTGGATCATCGCTTTGCAACACGGAGATCTCAGTGACATGGACATAACCCCTTGTGTTGACAATGTCCGCACATTCGCGGGAGCATTTCTGTTCTCCCTCGAGACGCAGACAACTATTGGCTATGGTAACCGTTGCGTTACAGAGGAATGCTCTCTAGCAATACTGCTGGTCACTCTGCAATCAGTTTTCAGCTGCATCATTGACACATTTATTATAGGTGCTGCTATGGCCAAGATGGCCACCGCCCGGAAAAGGGCTCAGACTGTACGTTTCAGCTACTTTGCTCTTGTCGGCATGCGGGATGAAAAACTATGCCTTATGTGGCGGATTGGTGACTTCCGTTCAAAACATGTAGTTGAGGGTAATGTGAGGGCCCAACTATTACGCTATTATGAAGACCATGAGAAAGGGATTGTCATGGAATACAAAGATCTCAAACTAGTCAATGATCAAATCATACTGGTCACGCCAGTTACTGTTGTCCATGTTATTGACAAAGATAGTCCTTTATATGCTCTAGATCGGAAAGCGGTGGCTGCAGCCAGATTTGAGATCTTGGTTACATTTGTCTACACAGGGGACTCTACTGGAACATCCCATCAGTCTAGAACGTCCTACTTGCCCCGGGAAATCCTTTGGGGCTTCCGATTCAACAACATCTTAGAGgcaaagaaaaaatattataaagTGGATTGTGAGCAGTTTGAGGAAATGACTGAATACTATGCCCCGTTCTGCAGCGCAAAGCAGCTAGACATCAATAACATGCCCGCAAGTCCGTCCACTACCTCCATGTCTAACGGTGTATCTAGAATGCGACCTCCGAGATCCATAGCTAATGTCTTGTCCACCGTTGAGATCCCCAACTCGATGAACAACTTCTTGCCCAATGCTTCGTCTACCACCTCGCTGTCCAAAGACTTACTCAACATCGCATATCCACGTTCCATGCCCAATGGCTTGTCCAGCATGTCCCAAAGCGTTACCACAGTGTCATCATTAGGTACTACAGATAGCAACTATGAAGACCACGCAGAGCCCAACCCAACTTCCCAAGACCTGGAAGAAAGTTCTTACCAAAAAATATTTAAGACTTTGAGCAAAATGTCATTAGAATCCTAA